In Larimichthys crocea isolate SSNF chromosome XI, L_crocea_2.0, whole genome shotgun sequence, the sequence GAGGAGCATAGAGGTGTAGCAGTGGGGGGGACACAGTGGATAAAATGTAGATTGAAACCAGAaaaaacctttttcacagcagattaTTCTCAAATGTTcaacacaggtgtaactaataacaatTCACTAACCCCTCCCCCTCAAAAACAATTGTCCAATCATGGCTTAGCAACCTTTACTAGGCATTGGCTGACCTGTCCAGCTTTGAATTTTATCCACATGCTATGATGTGCATGGGACATTTGTTCAGGCATATTAATACAAAAAGAGTTTAAACTAAAACCACATGAGTCAGATGGTCTAAATTGAACTGTGTGATAATCTGCAGTACCATAAACTataaacattagcatgcttGGCTACCACCTACAAATGTAATCCAGGGTTAAGATAACGCTGTCTGCAGACTACGTTATTACATGGGATTAAAGGATACATGGGAGCCAATATAGTACAGCAGAGTAACATCTGCACTGTAAAATTAGGACTAACCAAACTAGCTCCACTATGAAATGCTATTTATTCAAGTGGTTAACTTTAGCGTCACTTGAGAGCCACGTTGCTTTAGCTGTATCATCATGTGGCCTTCATGTgcatgtttaaattaaaaaatgtaattagtcAGTCAGCTTCAGGTTGAATCTTATGCAGTTCATAAAATCAAAGGGTATTTCAGCTGACAGGATTTAGAGGCTCAGAAAGATGATGCCtagtgttgttttaaaatgtatgttggGTGGTATCTGCCACCATTATCATTGTAAACTGCACATGTGCTGTGCTTGACAGACATGGCAACAGTAACCTAAGAGGGGTAAAAGGAAGTTGTTGAATTGCATTGCAATAATTGCTGGGAGAAAGCTATTTGTTTCAACTGTGCTTTTGCTCTCTATGGGAAGTCAAAATGGTCTGCTATGAAAAATAATCTATGAATTAGATTAATTAAtgtggaaacaaaaaagaactAGTGGTGCTCTGATGCTGGCAAAGCTATTCAGATGTAAAGCACCTACAACAAGAAAAGACCTGGCAGAGAAGAAAAGGTGAGACTCAAAAAAACCTGTCATCAAATCTGAAATATTAAGAAATTTGATGATGAGTCAACTTTTGTTGCAGTTTGGacaatgtttaatttgtgtttttttcagtttaacatcagaacataataaaaagaaaatgcaggtTGTGTTCAGTTCATATTGAcgttatttcattatatttcagCTCCTTTTATTATTAGTTTCCCTAGTGTTTACTGGCTGATGAAATGcaatcattttctgtgtttgagtgGGGTGGGAGAGGGGTCAAGTCATTATTTTAAGGGGGCATGACAgaagtttgggaaccactgaatTACAGTAACAATGATCTCCTTGCCAGTAACATTGGACCATTaccaacaataaataaataagcgtTACATAAATGTTATGATTTTTGCGGAGTGTAAATTGAGCACCATGGTATTGTAGTAACCTCAAGGatacaaaaaacagacatggaTTAAAAATATCACCTCGTCCCAACAGGAATTATAGTGGAGACTGTTTTATCACCCCATTTCCTCTTAGCACTGGATATGAATTTCACCAAGCTTGACAAAACCTGTGAAAGATGGCATAACTAACACTGAGTCTGTCCAGATATGAAATACAAATGTCACTGTAAAGTCTAAACACAGGAGAGGAGTAGAGCTGGAAAGGgaaatttaaacaaacattagtCAAACCCACTCAGCTTCCCCCCACTGTGGAGCTTGAGCAGCAAGGGAAGAGAGTGAAACAGCTTCGGCAAAAACTCTGGGACAAACGTCttccaaataaaatacatttaaatcaggGGGAGAACATCCAGGGATTTCAGATGTTTGGTTTAAAACGAGGATGTATTTCACATACACAGTATTGGCCGTTATCTTGCTTTGGCTTCTTGCCGTCTGCTGCGTGGTGAGGTAGAGAAGTGACTGAATGGCAGGCCTGCTGTTAGCTGACTTACGGTCGAGATTGCATGTTGATGGCGTTTGCATCTGGAGTGTTCCTCGGCTGTATGAGAGCTTGTGGATGTCTGTGCCTCACACAGGAAACTACCCTGAGCCTGCCCATGTGTTTGAATCTATTAAGAGAGAAAGTTTTTGCTAATGTGTGGGTATGTCAAACAGTTAATGTATAggtacaaatatatatatgtatatatatatatatatatgatgtgtgtgttgagaaGAATGTCCAGGCAGTTATGCTTCTCCATAGGCTGAGGCCTTGTCTTTTAACAGGTCCAAACACAAGTGACAGCTCCAGctccctgcagagagagaacgagaggaTGAAATCTTTTCCATATATGGCCTTTGCTTGTAGCTTCTCTccaatatacagtacataacatATATAGTATCCGTGTCAACCCAGTAATGTATATTAAAACCTTTGAGAGTGGTTGTACCTTCTGGAGGTTGGGTCATTGGAGGCTTCAGGCAATACATGTGGTACCCTCTGTCGCAGTCGTCGCAGAACAGCAGCTGGTCCTACATTGGCAGCACACAGTcaacatattaaatatacacTGACCGGCCACTACATTAGGTACAATCTAATGTCATCCAGTACAACAGTTCTACCTTTGCAAAGATAATAATGCTCAGTTTTTGAACCTTTGTATAGTAGAAGCTGTGACAGGAGGGTGGagtgggagagagggggaatgacatgcagcaaatggccaCAGAACGGACTCAAACCCTGGGCTGTTGCGACTGTGCAATATAGTGCACTCTagtacaacaccaccacccaTTATGACCTcgataataaacataaagtagaattaATACTTCTCTGACCGTGttgacaaaactgaaaaattaaaAGCTTCATTAAAGTAACGTGGCACCACATTAGACTGCACAGGTGTACCTACTAAAGTTGACAGTGAGTGTATTATATCTATAGAATATATGCaaggacataaaaataaatatcaaccTTTAACCCCAGTATAAATGTTTGAAGTAAGTAAATCAGAGTTACAAATACTGCTATAAATGTGGCTCACATTATGTTCGATGCCAGTGAGCAGCGTTTGTCGGCTATAAAAGAGGTCTGGCAAGTAGCACTGCGAGCTTTCAAACCATCACGGGACTGTTAATGGAGCGTCAAAGAGGCCAAACCTTTTATGTCCACACTGCTGGTACATTCTAAAAATGACCCAGTATAAATAGATGTATACAAggaaaaatgattttcaaaCGTGCATGCAACTTTATATCATCCACGTTTGTTGCACGGTTGCTATGGTGGGTATTTATTACTTTAAAGTTCAAGTcaggttttgtgttttattatcttattttatgatgatttacatgttttatccAAAAGAGCAATGTATTTTTCACATGTAGAAAACATTACCCACtgatgtgaaaaagaaaatcagggGTGATTTATCAAGTCTAACATCTGCCTGGCATGTAAAGTAAGTTGAATTCAGTGTAATGTATTGCCTATGACAGGCTGAATACTGACTGTGGAAAGGTCACAACATTAAACGGAAAACAAGTCAAATTCAGTGCGCTTCAAACCAATTCAAAGGGAAATCTAGTAATAACATCTGAGCGCTGACATTTTTGGATCATACGAGACGTCCCTCTCCAACAGTATACATACGTCGTTCTCGGAGGTGCCGCAGATGCTGCAAGACTTGCACTCTATGCACTGCCACTGGTACGTCCTCACTGCCTGCATCATGTTGTCAGTGAACTGCAGACATGTGGGGTGACCTGCGGATGCACGGTAAGAAGAGACAAGGAAagtgaggaaggaaagagggggTGACACGATGGGTTGCCAGAAGCAAAGTCAGCATTGTTTGCAGTCTTATGGAACAGTTTAGAGATGCTTTGAACTGGAGCCAACAGCAGACTGACACACGACTagacatatttacataattcaTCAAAAGCTGATTtacattttctgcagctgtATCTGTTTCAGGCTCTGAGGTGCAGCAATGATTTAATTTCtatgtaaatgaaaataaagaaatatattatTAACAGTATTTATTATAAGAATgtcctttaatgttttttccctTGTTGAAATAAAGATCCATTTGGCATCCACATTTTTTCGCTCTTCAAAATAGGACTGCTATGTCTTCATAAGAGCCAGCAGTGTGTGATTCAGACAAACTGTAATTGCACCCCATCGAGCTGACAGTCCTTACAGCTGGATGAAATGTAGCATCAAAAGCAATCCAGCCACAAAAGACAAGTGATTATAtgtctggaaaacaaaacacaagcagcgATGTGTGTACAAGAAAACCCAGCCAAGCCATGTTTTATCATCTTCCCATAAATCTACAGCTACAACAAGACAAAAGATGGTATATGTAAAACTGTCTTCTTGTTCCTCGTCTttataacaaacattttaaagctatTGCCTCCCCACAGCTTCAAAGTGCTGTCAGCATCTCATGCACACAGTTATCTGCATGACCCTGGTATCAATGGGGTATCAATGAGCCATGAATGAGCCATAATCAAGGATGAAGTGATTTATATCTGCACTGGGAAAGCAGccagaaacactgaaaacattccCATAATCAGCCTGTGATGGGTGAACAAAGAGAAACGTGACTTGAGCAAAATctagaaagcagaaaatgtttaagCTGCTGCCTGCATCCTGAATTAAAATGAGGAATTAAAAGTCAGGGATGAAATTAGCTGCGGCAGTTTAAAAGATGGCCTATCAGCTCAAATGGATACGACTTAGCAGCAGGCAGGAGGAAAAGCATTTCTACTCAGCGTCTACTGATAAAGGAAAGAATCTAGTctttaaagacagagaggagcaaTGAAGTGCCGATTGGCTCTTACCTCTCGGCTACCTGTCCTCTTTAGCCAATGGAGTGACTCAAGAGTCCACGTTCATCCCTCCCCCTGCCGCTTCAGCGGCCACTCATGTAATTTATTCCTTTTTCTCTGGTCCAACGTGTCTGCTATGAATCTTTTCAGTCCATAATTAAATAGGATGTAGCTGTGATGTTTAGTCTATGATCTTGATTATCTCACGCAAGCAAAGTAAGGtgattattgtttgtttatgaaaaattaatgaaaaatgtattaacgTGGTGAACAGTAAAATCCATATGAGcaaggtgaaaagaaaaaaaaaaaaaaaaagccactgtATCCATCAAAGACAAAATTTCCAAGAAAAAGATGTTACATGTCAAAAAGTTCAACATAAATCTGGAGAAGTGCCTTTAAGGGGAGCCAGTAGTCCAGTCTGCGCCTTCAAAGTCTTTGAGCGTTCCCTCAATGAAAATATTTACtcagaaaattatttttattgccaCGAGGTCCAATTAGTCAAGAGGTCCCGTTATCAGCTGTCAGccacagcatcatcatcattgtctgaaaacaaaatgtcttccaGCTCTGCATCTTCAAAGCCATGAAACGTGGAGGCCTCGCTGTCTGATGTGCTGCCGAATAATTCTTCTAGAGCACTCAGCTTCCTCCCATCGTTCTtcgctcctcctcttccagctaccatgaaaacatcagcatcagagcaacacacacaaggCCACACACTCTCGCAGCTGTTCTAACAAAGTCTACCGTAGCAGGAAAAAACATCTCACTTGCTGAAAACTGATTGAGCCGATTCGAGAAATGCCCGTGATATCCAGCAGAGGCGGCTTTGGGTAGtgtgggaggaaaaaaggaggaaaaaaagaaacaaaaatgcagCCAAGTGTGTCATAAGGTAATGCATGAAAACTGAGCAACAAAAGAGTGAATGCATGTCGTCTAAAGGCAGACTTCCTTATTGATGGACAAGACTTGGACATGGAGAAGCATGCAGGATGGAAGCAAGCAGCAGAGCCTATGAATCAATATTATTTTTAGGATGGAAATTGCAAAGATTTCCTGGAGTTGGCTCTCACTTCTCATGGTCTACAAGGCTCATTGACAACCCACTGAAAAGACGCTGTAGCAACATGAAAGCTCCATTCATTGCACACCATAAATAATCAGAGCTACATCATCAGGTAAAGACACAGGCTGGTTTGAACAGAGATGACTTGGAATTATAATGACATGAGGTGGTCACCAACTAAAATGAACATTACTGTAAACTTTgtgataataacattttattgatttattgatccAAAAGATATAGCCCAAAGAAATGATGTAATTACTAAATGAAACAGATAATTGATGCAGAGTGTTAAACTGCATCGCATTTTTTATTTCGAACGAAAATAGACATCGCAAGGAAGCGAGGAACAGACATGAACAAGATTGTGGATAAAAAGGAAgtaaaggcaaaacaaaaatgagatGTGTAGTAGACACAAATTAAAGTGTGAATTTCTGAAAAATCTCTATggctgtgtctgaaatcactccctaaccactatgtagtgcactatatagtgaccacgccattttgtagtggtgtccgaatgtttagtgtccactatatagtgcactgcatgtatcccacaattcaccgcgaaatgtagtgaacatccgatggtcactaaccgaagcaagatatcccatcatgcattgccagaagttctctgggcgcggaaaggaaataaattgaaataaaaaagtaaataaaaagtaaataattgaattattgataaaacacaaacagccagactgacagtagatggcatttctatagcgctacatgagttttctaaaataacggtgtatgtttttttcggcggatggatgagaggatgaggatgatgcttaaatagaaaacaaaacacgaaaataaaacatacaggacagtaatcaaaagactctaatttaataaaaatgcagtagtaaatggacaagaattatgtgagacgacattaatgtggtacgttttaattgtgcgacagcaatgacgtaattaccggcgccaagagaagtgtccgaaagtgtccgaacatttttttctgttaagctcactatatagtccactacatttatttccctatgtagggagtagggagtagggaatgagtgagtgatttcggacacagcctaTTATTTCCTAAAGGAATGGTTTGACATGTTAGGAAATAAGCGTATTTGTTTTCCTGCTATGAAAAGATCAATACCATTGTCATGTCTGTGCGTTAAATCTGAAGTTACAGCCAGCAGTTTACTTTTGGTCAGAGTCGGGCTAgctctttccctctgtttccagtctttgtgctaagctaagctaaccagctgctggctgcagcttaATATTTACCACATGGACATGAGAGCGCTGTCTTTTCATCTCCATCACTGCAGCAAAGTGAGTAAGTATATAcatcccaaaatgtcaaactattacaCTTGGTAAGTGTGGTTTAATTCAATCTAGACGTTACTTGTGGTCTACATTAACGTCAACAATGAACCTGAAGCTTTGATGGAAACCCTCCATGCTGTGGAGACTGGGGACTCACCGGAGCGTCCACAGTCAGAGCAGGACACCAGCTCCTCGGCCTGTCCTGTCTTCCTGTTGGAGTCTTGGTCACCCAGGCAGAAGTCACAGTAGTCATTGGGGATGATGACCCCATCTGGGCCCTTCTGAGCTGTCGGCAGGAAAGGTTACATATAGAGAATGCATGAGATGCCATTCATTTTTATGACTTCTATATGATGTTCTGTCTAATTATAATGGTCGCCAGCATCTTACGTTTGTGGTTGTCTGAGTAACGTGGAGGAGACGGAGCCATCtctgtttccttttcctcctcaccctcctcctccgccaGGTGAGTGTGGGTGTAGTGATAGCTCAGACCAGGCCGGTTCTTGTAGCGCTTTCCACAGACTACGGATAAAACATCACAGCTTCATCAGAAACACGTAACACATTGTACAACATACTGCAAAGCAGCTAGTACAGTGGACTAAGAGTTTGCTCAGAAACAACTGTCATCCCTGCCTAAACTGGAATATAACAGATT encodes:
- the dpf3 gene encoding zinc finger protein DPF3 isoform X6, which gives rise to MATVIHNPLKSLGDQFYREAIEHCRSYNARLCAERSVRMPFLDSQTGVAQNNCYIWMEKRHRQPGQAAGQMYTYPARCWRKKRRLHPPLDPQLRLCELRLEAELAPKREVPTGEATALEALLRGDNVLEKKNNICKEEETLLEIQNRGSTRRRTEPVNTDDQDKPYVCDICGKRYKNRPGLSYHYTHTHLAEEEGEEEKETEMAPSPPRYSDNHKPQKGPDGVIIPNDYCDFCLGDQDSNRKTGQAEELVSCSDCGRSGHPTCLQFTDNMMQAVRTYQWQCIECKSCSICGTSENDDQLLFCDDCDRGYHMYCLKPPMTQPPEGSWSCHLCLDLLKDKASAYGEA